The nucleotide window GTCGTCGAGGCGGTCCTGATGGTCACAACTCTGGAGAGACCGTCCCTTCCAGGATGTAGAGCTGTGACCCGAGCAAGAGGCCACTTCGCTGGCGGGAACCGCTCGTCGTAGAGGAGAACCAGGCTGCCGACTTTGATCTCGTTGGACGGGTGATGCCACTTGGAGATGGACTGGAGCTGCTGCAGATACCCTGTAGACCATTGCTTCCAGAAGAACTGCAGCCTCTGCTGGATCAGTTGCCATCTAGAGAGCCGTCCAACGTTGAGGTGTTCCAGTGAGGGCTCCGGAAGAGCTATTGGAGCTTCTCCAATGAGGAAGTGCCCCGGGGTGAGGCAGGACACATCGTCAGGATCTTCCGAGAGCGGTTGTAGAGGCCTGGAGTTGAGAACGGCTTCAATCTGGGACAGCAGCGTAGAGAGCTCCTCGAACGTGAGAGCCGTATCTCGAACCGTTCGAGCGAGATGGTACTTTACCAACTTAACCGCTGCTTCCCATTTTCCCCCGAAATGAGGGGCTCCAGGGGGGTTGAAAGACCAACACGTTCCGTCCTTGAGACATACTGCAGAGAGATGCTGGAACTCCTTGGCTCCAGCGGAGAACAACTTCTTCAGCTCCTTATCCGCCCCGATGAAGTTGGTCCCACAGTCACTATACAGGTGTCTGCAGTATCCCCGACGACTCACGAACCTCCGATAGGCGGCGATGAAACCATCCGCGGTGTAGTCCGTGACAGCTTCCAGATGGAGAGCGGACGTGGCCATACACACGAAGATCACCAACCAACCCTTCTGGGTCTTGTGACCACGTCCCCTCCAAGTCTTGAGAGACACTGGTCCGGCGTAGTCCACACCAGTGTTAGAGAAAGCACGATCCGACACCAGACGTGCCACTGGAAGCTGACCCATCAGCTGCTGAGCGCGAATTCCCCGATGACGTGCGCACTCCACGCACTTGAGGATGAAGGATTTTACTGGTAGACGACCTCCAATAATCCAGTAAGACCTCCGGAGATGTGCCAAGGTGAGTTGAGTCCCACCGTGCAGCGTCCGCTGATGAGAGTCCCTGATGATGAGCTCCGCGAGCACTGAGCCTTGAGGGATGATGGCCTGATGCCTACTCTCTGGCCCTAGAGTAGAGAACTTCAACCGCCCGCCGACTCTGAGAACTCCTTGTTGATCAATGAAGGCCGTGAGCTTGGTCAACGGATGAGACTTCTTCAACTGCAATCCGTGAGAGATGATGTCACACTCGGCTTGGAGATGATGGGCTTGAGTCGCCTTGACCCAATAAAGCCGAGCTGCCTCCATGCTCCCTGGGCTGAACAAAGCTGGAACGATGATGCCCCTCTTCCTTTCCAGCTTCCGCAGCATATTCCCCACAACCGTTTGGCAAATTGCTGTGATCCTCAGCAACTTGTAGAGAGAGGAATACCGCGAACAGAGATCCCAGAGACTCGATCGTCCGAGGGAAGCGGCTAAAGTCAACCCCGGCTTCTCCTCTAAATCCGTAGACGGGTCCAACGTTGCTCTTCCACTTGGCCACTGAGACGCCTCCTTCCGTAGCCATTTTGGGCCCGTCCACCACAGATGATGGCCATTGAGTTGAGCCACCGAGATGCCCCTTGATGCGCAATCAGCAGGATTCTCCTTCCCACTGACGTACCTCCAACTGGCTTGTTGCACAAGCTCCTGAACGACGGTTACCCTGTGGTGGACATATTCCTTCCACCGGGAAGGATGAGCGCAAATCCACGCCAGAGCAACCGCGGAGTCCGTCCACAAATGGACCGGAGCACTATCAAGGTTGAGGCTGAAGCCCCATGTGCCAAGGTCATCTCGCCAGGTTGACGGTCCAAGATCCGAGAGTCGGTTGAGACAGGCATAGCTGGAACACGCACCATGTGCCCCAACTCTTCGTACTCCTTGAGAAAGTCACTGTATAGCTGCAGAGATCCTTGACCTTTCTCCAACCTCCTAAGCAGGCTCGCGAGGCACGCCTTCGCGCGGCCTAGAGAATCCCCGAGCTCTGCGGGAGAGCGAACGAGAGGCAGGCGAACAATATAGCGCCCCGACCGGTCCCGGGTATGGGTGCGCTGGAAGAATTCCTCACACTCTGCCTCTTCCCTCTTGAGAGCGACGCCTTTGCCTTCCGCCGCAGATACCTCCTCCTGCTGCCAGAACGAGGTGAGAAGCTCGCTAAGTTCCTCGTTGCTGACAGAGACGTGATGCGAGCTCGCCGCCGACGTCACTGCAGAGGTGGGCCCTAGCACTACCCACCCGAAGAGACTCAGCATCGCAATAGGAGAGTCGGATGGCCCCTTGATAATCTGCGGCTCCACTATCGATCCAAAGAAATCTGCGCCAATGAGAAGATCGACAGGTCTTGACGTCAGATAGCGTGGATCCGCTAGCTGCAACCCTCGGAGATGCTTCCACTGCTGAGgttgagaggcagagaacgaCGGCAACGACGACGTGAGGCTATCGAGAACGTAGGCCTTGACAAGAATCTGCTTGTTGGAGTGCAGAGACTTGAGAGAGAATTGAGAGAACCCATTAGAGGCCGAGGTCGAACCACTGATACCAACGACCGGTAGCACAGCTGGAGAAGTCGGCAAGCTGAGCTTCTTGACCAGCTCCCTTGTAGCAAACGACAGCTCAGAACCGGTATCCAGCAGCATCCTAACCTCGTGAGAAGCGCCGTCCCTCAAGACTAGCGAGGCTAGGGCCGTGGCGAGAATTACACCTGGTCTGGGCTGTGGAGAGACTTTGCGATTGATCGCGGCTACACACGGAGCATCACTCGCCAGAGCCGGCCGTAGAGAGAGGTCATGGCGCGGCGACGACTCTGGCGTAGGCGTTGGTATCGCATGTCACTGTGGAGACATGTCAGGCCTAGAGGCAGTGGACTGTATAGATGGGCCGGGTTGAGGCTCCTGCATCGTCTTAACAACCTTCTGGCTGTCACGAGGCTGAGAGTATCCTTGAGGTGTTGGCTGAGGACGATTAATGTGAATCATCGAGTGGTGATTCTGCCGACACACAACGCAGGTCTTGTTGAGGCTCCGGCAACTCTCCCTATTATGCTTCCCCAGGCAGTTGAAGCATCGATGCTTGAGAACGACGAATGATCTCCTCTCGGTAGGAGACAGAGCCTTGAATTTGGAGCACCTGTCCAACGAATGCTCCTCCTCGCACATCGGACAGGCCCGGAAGCACATATCCGCCCAACTTTGAGACGGAGGCTGAGGTTGAGGCTTCACAGCCCGAGACGAGTGGCTCCCCGACTCTTTCCCGGACATAGGCTGCGACGTAGGACCAGCCGAGGCACTGTAGACCCGAGCAGGCTGGCCTGGAGCGTAGACCGTCACAGTCTGATTTGAGGGCTGGCCCTTCGATGGCCGAGGCTTCGAAGCCTGGTGAGGGTTCGATGACGCAGTCGATGGCGGCTCCGAGGCGTGCATCTCCATCGTCTCCCTGGCCAAGGCCCTACCGAGCACGAACTCCCTGAGAGCCGCGTACGTGGGAAACTCCGTTGATGAGCCGAGTTCAATCTCCCAAGCCTCCAGCATCTTGGCGTCCAGCCGCGTCGAAACGAGGTGGACGAGCATATCGTCCCAATGCTCCACCGGACGACCGAGAGACTCCAGCGCGGTGACCGCCTCAGCCACGGAGTTGAGAAGCGCGTTGTACTCCCTGGCGGTGCGGTTAATGACCCTCGGCGCCGCGTGAAGCTTCCCCAGCTGGATAGAGACGAGCCGCCTCTTGTTCTCGTAACGAGCCAAGAGGGCGTTCCACGCTGGCAGGAACGCGTCCTCGGTCACGGGCAAGGTGGAGATCAGCTGCTTAGGCTCACCCGTGAGAGACGTCAGCAGATAGTGGAACTTCTCCACAGTACTTAACGCCGAACTCCCGACCACCATGGAGAGGAACAGATCCTTGTACGGTATCCACTCCGAGAAGGCCCCTGAGAATGTTGGCAGCGAGATCTTAGGCAACTGCCGATGAGCCACAGACGCCGGTGGAGACGGAGCAGATGGCCGACGGAATGACTCGGAGAGGTCGATGGACTCATCCAGACCCTTGATCAATCCCATGAACTTGCTGCGCGCTGCGGAGTACATCACCAGGCACTTGTCGTACACCTCCTCCGTGACGTAAGCGTGTTCCAGCACCTCCTCATTATCTTTGGCAGTCAGCAGCTTCACATGTAGAGTGTCGAACAGGCTCCAATGGTTCTCCAGCATGTCGAGCTTGGATTGGAGCTCAGCCACCGTGAGAGCCTGCACGCTTTCGGAGGCTGACTCCGCTCTCAGACTCTCGATAAACCTAGCCCTGCTAGCCTGGAGTAAAATTTTCCCCTTAAACGCCATGTTCAAGCAGGAATGAGGAACCTTTCACTCAAAAAAACAGCCCGCAGCCCGAGCAGAGAGAAAAACCCGGTAATCCCCTTTGTTAGGgaacaataaacaaataaagaaagaagaaaataagAACCCAGGCGGAGAATTCCACAACAAATTGAGCGCACGCAGTAATAAAGCACACCGAAACACCCCCGGTAGCGATAGCAGTAGGGTCagcaatattaattaattaatattaattaattattaatatattgACAGGCAAAGATCAATAGAAAACCGtagaattattaaatattgacTTTCCTGAGATCTGAGGGGGTGTAGAGATGCTCCAGTCGGTTAGCGTGCCTCCCGTCGGTAAAAGCGTAGCCCTAAACCCTCGGGTGTCGGTTCGCGGGCGGCGGCCGGTAGCGTAGAGAGGGGCGGAGCGGCAGGCGTTGCTGTGGGCGGAGCCTCGATGACGTCGATGGGGGCGGGGCGCATCACGGCAGGTCCGGGTTCCCGCGTTTTCTCACCCGCGAAATGTACACCACCACCAGAACACTCAAAAAACACTTCCCGATAACccgatccggctcgaaggaccaaatgTTCCGGCGAGAGCACACAAAAAAACCGGAAGAGAGGGGGATGCGGGTTAACGGGTGAGAATAAACTGTGACACGAGACGCACTATTTGTCACTAtgaaaaactatttatttccACGTCACTTGTGGTCAACAATTATAAAAAACTACAATAATGTGCGTTGCACTTGAGCCGCGAACAACCAGTTAAATATTGAACGCGGTAGAGACGTATTTGGTGACGGAGATATAACACCACTACAGATCACCATGAGAGCACGTTGAGAAGTGACCCCCGGAAGGG belongs to Diachasmimorpha longicaudata isolate KC_UGA_2023 unplaced genomic scaffold, iyDiaLong2 ctg00000075.1, whole genome shotgun sequence and includes:
- the LOC135171670 gene encoding uncharacterized protein LOC135171670, whose protein sequence is MRYQRLRQSRRRAMTSLYGRLWRPRPGVILATALASLVLRDGASHEVRMLLDTGSELSFATRELVKKLSLPTSPAVLPVVGISGSTSASNGFSQFSLKSLHSNKQILVKAYVLDSLTSSLPSFSASQPQQWKHLRGLQLADPRYLTSRPVDLLIGADFFGSIVEPQIIKGPSDSPIAMLSLFGWVVLGPTSAVTSAASSHHVSVSNEELSELLTSFWQQEEVSAAEGKGVALKREEAECEEFFQRTHTRDRSGRYIVRLPLVRSPAELGDSLGRAKACLASLLRRLEKGQGSLQLYSDFLKEYEELGHMVRVPAMPVSTDSRILDRQPGEMTLAHGASASTLIVLRVTVVQELVQQASWRYVSGKENPADCASRGISVAQLNGHHLWWTGPKWLRKEASQWPSGRATLDPSTDLEEKPGLTLAASLGRSSLWDLCSRYSSLYKLLRITAICQTVVGNMLRKLERKRGIIVPALFSPGSMEAARLYWVKATQAHHLQAECDIISHGLQLKKSHPLTKLTAFIDQQGVLRVGGRLKFSTLGPESRHQAIIPQGSVLAELIIRDSHQRTLHGGTQLTLAHLRRSYWIIGGRLPVKSFILKCVECARHRGIRAQQLMGQLPVARLVSDRAFSNTGVDYAGPVSLKTWRGRGHKTQKGWLVIFVCMATSALHLEAVTDYTADGFIAAYRRFVSRRGYCRHLYSDCGTNFIGADKELKKLFSAGAKEFQHLSAVCLKDGTCWSFNPPGAPHFGGKWEAAVKLVKYHLARTVRDTALTFEELSTLLSQIEAVLNSRPLQPLSEDPDDVSCLTPGHFLIGEAPIALPEPSLEHLNVGRLSRWQLIQQRLQFFWKQWSTGYLQQLQSISKWHHPSNEIKVGSLVLLYDERFPPAKWPLARVTALHPGRDGLSRVVTIRTASTTLTRPISKLVSANDLYSFCVSNGVPDGGENVEATASCGEGWQHLLGEVCLTGRAGIQVPNCT
- the LOC135171671 gene encoding uncharacterized protein LOC135171671, which codes for MAFKGKILLQASRARFIESLRAESASESVQALTVAELQSKLDMLENHWSLFDTLHVKLLTAKDNEEVLEHAYVTEEVYDKCLVMYSAARSKFMGLIKGLDESIDLSESFRRPSAPSPPASVAHRQLPKISLPTFSGAFSEWIPYKDLFLSMVVGSSALSTVEKFHYLLTSLTGEPKQLISTLPVTEDAFLPAWNALLARYENKRRLVSIQLGKLHAAPRVINRTAREYNALLNSVAEAVTALESLGRPVEHWDDMLVHLVSTRLDAKMLEAWEIELGSSTEFPTYAALREFVLGRALARETMEMHASEPPSTASSNPHQASKPRPSKGQPSNQTVTVYAPGQPARVYSASAGPTSQPMSGKESGSHSSRAVKPQPQPPSQSWADMCFRACPMCEEEHSLDRCSKFKALSPTERRSFVVLKHRCFNCLGKHNRESCRSLNKTCVVCRQNHHSMIHINRPQPTPQGYSQPRDSQKVVKTMQEPQPGPSIQSTASRPDMSPQ